In Gimesia sp., the following are encoded in one genomic region:
- a CDS encoding aldose epimerase family protein: protein MNRWKCCSGLLSALILLAGCAGEKTPPADPSQTAADQEQTKDAEMNTGSEFQLAVQSEPYGTTADGQDITQFLLSNNKGTSVSIINLGAIVTAIYLPDREGKTENITLGFDSLAGYEKKGPYFGAICGRYANRIKDGKFELDGKTYQLAQNNPPSHLHGGESGFDKKVWAAEKFSEKDVVGVRLSLVSPDGEEGYPGKLTLKVVYTLNNENELKIDYTATTDKATPINVTNHCYWNLSGAGDGTVLDHELLLNCDKYLPVTDEAIPTGELAPVKGTPMDFTSTHKIGERIDQVEGGYDHCWVVNPAEKQPALTARAKDPVSGRVMEVYTTEPGVQFYTGNFLDGTPASGGFPKHGGFCLEAQHFPNSPNQPEFPNTILKPGEVYEQTTIHKFSVE, encoded by the coding sequence ATGAATCGATGGAAATGCTGCAGCGGACTGTTGAGTGCCCTGATTCTGCTGGCAGGTTGTGCCGGTGAGAAAACTCCGCCTGCTGACCCTTCTCAAACTGCTGCAGATCAAGAACAAACTAAGGATGCCGAAATGAATACCGGAAGTGAATTTCAGCTGGCCGTACAAAGTGAACCTTATGGGACCACCGCCGACGGTCAGGATATTACCCAGTTTCTGCTCTCCAATAATAAAGGGACGAGCGTCAGCATCATCAACCTTGGTGCGATTGTGACCGCCATCTATCTGCCGGACCGGGAGGGCAAAACGGAAAACATCACACTCGGCTTCGATTCCCTGGCCGGATATGAAAAGAAAGGTCCTTACTTCGGTGCCATCTGTGGCCGTTATGCAAACCGGATTAAAGACGGCAAATTCGAACTGGATGGCAAAACATATCAGCTCGCCCAGAACAACCCACCCAGTCACCTGCATGGCGGCGAATCAGGATTCGATAAAAAGGTCTGGGCGGCAGAAAAATTTTCCGAGAAAGACGTAGTAGGCGTTCGCCTGAGCCTGGTCAGTCCGGATGGTGAAGAGGGGTATCCGGGCAAACTGACTTTGAAAGTCGTCTACACCCTCAACAACGAAAATGAGCTCAAGATCGACTATACAGCGACGACAGACAAAGCCACTCCTATTAATGTGACCAATCACTGCTATTGGAATCTGTCGGGAGCCGGTGACGGAACGGTTCTGGATCACGAACTGTTGTTAAACTGTGATAAATATCTCCCGGTAACAGACGAAGCGATTCCCACCGGCGAACTGGCTCCGGTCAAAGGGACGCCGATGGACTTTACTTCCACTCACAAGATCGGCGAACGCATTGACCAGGTCGAGGGGGGCTATGACCATTGCTGGGTCGTTAATCCGGCCGAAAAACAGCCTGCTCTGACCGCTCGGGCAAAAGATCCAGTATCGGGACGCGTGATGGAAGTTTATACGACAGAACCAGGCGTGCAGTTTTACACCGGGAATTTTCTGGATGGTACTCCGGCCAGCGGCGGCTTTCCCAAGCATGGCGGCTTCTGTCTGGAAGCACAGCATTTTCCGAACTCTCCGAATCAGCCTGAGTTTCCCAATACGATCCTCAAGCCAGGTGAAGTCTACGAACAGACGACCATCCATAAATTCTCAGTCGAATAA
- a CDS encoding GNAT family N-acetyltransferase, giving the protein MISRLAAELRLTGDFNQFRISTPPMSITVSLASVEELPEASAFIFADVPETEREIQIQEFQKTISAGLEGQNQVLLAHEAGLLLGVGILVFSDPATSCLWPPFTSRKDCADEILQEMARRIDDSGVSIGQVLIDPAQLHTRRLLTRNGFPHLTNLQFMRHPLTNLPSTELLKQKQIAPVRFDAVQNRQRFLDMLELTHQESHDCPALNQVRTAEESLESHRSSGDSDQAHWYLFQRGESDLGILLLSEHQSDLSWEVVYMGVAPNQRGQGTGSAMIQFGLEQARAHDQSALTLAVDHKNSYAIKIYEELGFVRQNTLSVHARLRSQFPGKKPKFN; this is encoded by the coding sequence ATGATATCCAGACTAGCCGCTGAACTGCGGCTGACGGGTGACTTCAATCAGTTTCGGATATCTACACCTCCCATGTCGATCACGGTCTCACTTGCCTCAGTGGAAGAGCTTCCCGAAGCCTCCGCCTTTATCTTTGCTGATGTTCCGGAGACCGAGCGTGAAATACAGATTCAGGAGTTTCAGAAAACCATCTCGGCCGGACTCGAAGGACAGAACCAGGTGCTGCTGGCCCATGAAGCTGGACTGCTGCTAGGGGTCGGTATTCTGGTCTTTTCCGATCCCGCCACTTCCTGCCTCTGGCCTCCCTTTACTTCACGGAAGGACTGTGCCGATGAGATCCTGCAGGAAATGGCTCGACGAATCGATGATTCCGGTGTCAGTATCGGCCAGGTGCTGATCGATCCGGCACAACTTCACACCCGTCGCCTGCTCACACGAAACGGGTTTCCGCACCTCACGAATCTTCAGTTCATGCGGCACCCACTGACAAACCTGCCGTCGACAGAGTTGCTGAAACAGAAACAGATTGCACCAGTCCGTTTCGATGCAGTGCAGAACCGTCAGCGATTCCTGGATATGCTGGAATTGACGCACCAGGAATCTCACGACTGCCCTGCCCTGAACCAGGTACGCACGGCTGAGGAATCGCTGGAATCGCATCGCAGTTCAGGGGACTCAGACCAGGCCCACTGGTACCTGTTTCAAAGGGGAGAATCCGACCTGGGCATTTTACTCCTGTCTGAACATCAGTCCGATTTGAGTTGGGAAGTCGTTTACATGGGGGTCGCTCCGAACCAGCGGGGACAAGGTACAGGTTCCGCGATGATTCAATTCGGACTGGAGCAGGCACGAGCACACGATCAGTCTGCGTTGACTCTCGCCGTGGATCACAAAAATTCCTATGCGATAAAGATTTATGAAGAGTTGGGTTTTGTCAGACAAAACACATTAAGCGTCCACGCGCGACTTCGTTCCCAATTCCCGGGAAAAAAACCGAAATTTAATTAA
- a CDS encoding RNA polymerase sigma factor, with amino-acid sequence MQLQMVDKKIEQRESLASGGVTSDARLVEAARKGDDSAFGELVLRYERRLIRVLIQFVKSPELAEDLAQDTFLKSYERLDQFDTSRRFGPWLFRIGVNQALDYLRKQKRRGWWLLFSDSPSDTPFDPSVPDPRNKIDINQEVQAILEEIPEKYRTVLVLRDLENFSTSEIAAILDRKEATIRWRLAEARNRFQKLWSHRQNVENSMSGKE; translated from the coding sequence ATGCAGTTACAAATGGTCGATAAGAAAATAGAGCAACGAGAATCTCTGGCTTCGGGCGGTGTCACCAGTGACGCACGCCTCGTAGAAGCTGCTCGTAAAGGCGATGACAGCGCATTCGGCGAACTGGTCCTGCGCTACGAACGCCGACTGATTCGTGTACTGATTCAGTTTGTCAAAAGCCCCGAGCTGGCTGAAGATCTGGCTCAAGATACGTTTCTGAAGAGCTACGAGCGGCTTGATCAGTTCGATACATCCAGGCGGTTTGGCCCCTGGTTGTTCCGGATTGGAGTCAATCAGGCATTGGACTATCTGCGTAAACAAAAACGGAGAGGCTGGTGGTTGTTATTCAGTGACAGCCCCTCGGATACTCCGTTCGATCCTTCTGTTCCTGACCCCAGGAACAAGATCGACATCAATCAGGAAGTTCAAGCCATCCTGGAAGAGATTCCCGAAAAGTACCGTACCGTGCTCGTATTACGAGATCTGGAGAATTTCTCCACTTCTGAGATTGCTGCCATCCTGGATCGGAAAGAAGCAACCATCCGCTGGCGGCTGGCAGAAGCCAGAAATCGTTTTCAGAAATTATGGTCTCATCGGCAAAACGTTGAAAATTCCATGTCGGGCAAGGAATAA
- a CDS encoding CehA/McbA family metallohydrolase, which translates to MRLLRTPPRPALDYALMLLLCWWCSPANADLALLQIPDKPASAASATENPELCQITLKLTETQSDQQQVVRGMLRIRDAQGNLIPLPELLNRGTGVNSRPESERAGIHSWFVIPGEVRLSVPQSRLTLEAFSGLAIELTRTEIDLTGKSSAEITLKLKRFADLSPEWKTANTHLHLMKLSREECDRYLQQIPAADRLDLVFVSYLERAIADKTYISNRYSRQDLQEISRSAGVQFGWGEEHRHNSTGYDEGYGHVMLLDIQQLIHPVSIGPGIMKQGTDGIPLARGIRTALADQATVVWCHNAWGLESTPNFLAGRVHALNIFDGGTRSTYEDSFYRYLNAGCQVPFSTGTDWFQYDFSRVYARLQQPLTPASWLKSLRSGRTFITNGPLLDLHINGKTIGDELELSPGKNRVTIQATGRGRIDFQKLELIHNGKVIQTQSTKPIGKHFEAHLDLNLEIDEPGWIAVRTPSPSVPQNPQRQQQTPLNEYGRELFAHTSPIYLKWNGQAHFDPTQARSFLTEMQQNRKKIASQFLFADPQERAAVLDVYSDAIEELQNRLNSP; encoded by the coding sequence ATGCGACTGCTTCGAACCCCGCCGCGACCGGCTCTTGATTACGCCCTGATGCTGCTACTCTGTTGGTGGTGCAGCCCCGCGAATGCGGATCTGGCCCTGCTGCAGATTCCCGATAAACCAGCTTCCGCTGCATCAGCAACGGAGAACCCTGAACTCTGCCAGATTACACTGAAACTTACCGAAACCCAGTCAGACCAGCAGCAGGTCGTACGGGGCATGCTGCGAATTCGTGACGCCCAGGGAAATCTGATTCCGCTTCCGGAACTGCTCAATCGGGGAACCGGAGTGAACTCCCGCCCGGAGTCTGAACGAGCCGGGATTCACAGCTGGTTCGTGATCCCTGGCGAAGTTCGGTTATCCGTTCCCCAATCTCGACTGACACTCGAAGCTTTCTCTGGTCTTGCTATAGAACTCACTCGAACGGAAATCGATCTCACAGGGAAGTCGTCCGCGGAAATCACTCTCAAACTGAAGCGATTCGCGGATCTCTCCCCGGAATGGAAAACGGCCAACACCCATCTGCACCTGATGAAGCTCAGCCGCGAGGAGTGTGACCGCTATCTACAGCAGATCCCCGCTGCGGATCGACTGGACCTCGTATTTGTCTCCTATCTGGAACGCGCAATTGCCGACAAGACCTACATTTCGAATCGCTACTCCAGGCAGGATCTGCAGGAAATATCCCGGTCGGCCGGAGTCCAGTTTGGCTGGGGAGAGGAGCATCGTCATAACAGCACCGGTTATGACGAGGGATACGGGCACGTGATGCTGCTCGATATCCAGCAGTTGATTCACCCCGTGAGTATTGGTCCCGGGATTATGAAACAGGGGACGGACGGCATTCCACTGGCGCGGGGCATTCGCACGGCACTGGCTGACCAGGCGACCGTTGTCTGGTGCCACAATGCCTGGGGACTGGAATCGACGCCGAATTTCCTGGCAGGCCGCGTGCATGCACTCAACATCTTTGATGGAGGAACACGCAGTACTTATGAAGACAGCTTCTATCGTTATCTGAATGCCGGCTGTCAAGTTCCTTTTTCCACCGGCACCGACTGGTTCCAATATGATTTCTCTCGCGTCTACGCCCGCCTGCAGCAGCCGCTCACCCCGGCCTCGTGGCTGAAGAGCCTGAGGTCAGGGCGAACCTTTATTACCAATGGTCCCCTGCTTGATCTGCATATCAATGGGAAAACCATCGGCGATGAGCTTGAACTCTCACCGGGAAAGAATCGAGTGACGATTCAGGCCACGGGACGGGGACGGATTGATTTCCAGAAGCTGGAACTGATTCACAACGGCAAAGTCATCCAGACTCAGAGTACAAAACCCATCGGAAAACATTTCGAAGCACACCTCGATTTGAATCTGGAAATTGACGAACCGGGGTGGATCGCGGTTCGTACTCCTTCCCCTTCAGTTCCTCAGAATCCCCAGCGACAACAACAGACGCCCCTCAATGAATATGGGCGTGAGCTGTTTGCCCATACCAGCCCGATTTATCTGAAATGGAACGGACAAGCACACTTTGATCCGACACAGGCCAGATCGTTTCTGACAGAGATGCAACAGAACCGGAAAAAGATCGCCAGTCAGTTTCTTTTCGCTGATCCGCAGGAACGGGCGGCTGTACTGGATGTGTATTCGGACGCCATCGAGGAACTGCAAAACAGACTCAATTCCCCCTAA
- a CDS encoding DUF1559 domain-containing protein, which yields MRKANNTRRGFTLIELLVVIAIIAILIALLLPAVQQAREAARRSQCKNNLKQIGLALHNYHETHGLFPSGWIGVQPGVGPNVEYGSGWGWGTMILPYLDQSPLYNQINFNLAINDPAQTPGVIDISLSVYRCPSDPAPQTFELEEEGSPGTVLATLATGNYVGVFGDEELDSCDSVPAGSTCKSTGVFYQNSNTRFRDITDGTSQTVFVGERKTDADQGWYSTWVGVVPEGEETFARPLGATDHPPNDPAAHFDDFSSHHTGGAQFLFGDGRVRFISENIDEGVYRSLSSIRGGEITNFE from the coding sequence ATGCGAAAAGCCAATAATACCCGCCGCGGCTTTACCTTGATTGAACTGCTGGTGGTGATCGCCATTATTGCCATCCTGATCGCCCTGCTTCTCCCTGCTGTGCAACAGGCCCGTGAAGCGGCCCGCCGCAGCCAGTGTAAGAATAATCTGAAGCAGATCGGACTGGCCCTGCATAATTATCACGAAACCCATGGACTGTTTCCTTCCGGCTGGATTGGAGTTCAGCCTGGGGTGGGCCCCAATGTCGAATATGGCAGTGGCTGGGGCTGGGGGACAATGATCCTGCCTTATCTCGATCAAAGCCCGCTGTATAACCAGATCAACTTTAATCTGGCCATCAACGATCCCGCTCAAACACCTGGCGTCATTGATATCTCACTCTCTGTCTATCGCTGTCCCTCTGATCCCGCCCCGCAAACTTTCGAACTGGAGGAAGAAGGCAGCCCCGGGACTGTGCTCGCGACACTCGCCACCGGAAACTACGTCGGTGTCTTTGGTGATGAGGAACTCGACAGCTGCGACTCCGTTCCCGCTGGCTCCACCTGTAAAAGCACAGGCGTATTCTATCAGAACAGCAATACCCGCTTCCGCGACATCACTGACGGGACTTCGCAGACCGTGTTTGTCGGCGAACGCAAAACGGATGCCGATCAGGGCTGGTACTCCACCTGGGTGGGCGTCGTTCCCGAGGGTGAAGAGACCTTTGCCCGTCCGCTGGGAGCCACCGACCATCCCCCGAATGATCCTGCAGCCCACTTCGACGATTTCAGCAGCCATCACACAGGCGGAGCCCAGTTCCTGTTTGGAGACGGCCGAGTACGATTCATCTCAGAAAACATTGATGAGGGCGTCTATCGATCACTCTCCAGCATCCGCGGCGGTGAGATCACCAACTTCGAATAA
- a CDS encoding phytoene/squalene synthase family protein has protein sequence MTTTLENSYAYCQQLAKQTAGNFYYSFLALRKEQFQAMCVLYAYMRLVDDLGDSPELSLEERGAALTRWRQELQRALDQQPLDQSEDFHPCLPAVVDMIQRYEIPVHYFFDVITGVESDLQPVTFQTFDDLADYCYHVAGVVGLCCIHIWGFHDDRAVEASIDCGLAFQLTNILRDLAEDADLGRVYLPQEDLHRFDYSQSDIQARVYDQRFRALMQFEVDRARVYYQDSERLFEYISPEGRRILKAMHQIYGGILNEIERLDYQVYTTRAGLPRWRKLLIAGEALIASRWFSGRAAR, from the coding sequence ATGACGACTACCCTGGAAAATTCCTATGCCTACTGCCAGCAACTGGCAAAACAGACAGCGGGGAATTTCTATTATTCGTTTCTGGCGCTTCGCAAAGAACAGTTCCAGGCGATGTGTGTCTTGTACGCCTATATGCGGCTGGTCGATGATCTGGGCGACAGTCCGGAACTCTCGCTTGAAGAACGAGGAGCCGCACTGACACGCTGGCGTCAAGAATTACAGCGTGCATTAGATCAGCAGCCACTGGATCAGAGTGAGGACTTTCATCCCTGTCTGCCGGCTGTCGTCGATATGATCCAGCGGTATGAGATTCCCGTGCACTATTTTTTTGATGTGATCACAGGTGTGGAATCCGATCTGCAGCCGGTTACTTTCCAGACCTTTGATGATCTGGCAGATTACTGTTATCACGTAGCGGGAGTCGTCGGCTTGTGCTGCATCCATATCTGGGGATTTCATGATGACCGTGCTGTGGAGGCCAGCATCGATTGTGGCCTGGCATTTCAGTTGACCAATATTCTCAGAGATCTGGCGGAAGATGCTGACCTGGGGCGTGTCTATCTGCCTCAGGAAGATCTGCATCGTTTTGATTACAGTCAGTCGGATATTCAGGCCCGTGTGTATGACCAGCGTTTTCGCGCGCTGATGCAGTTCGAGGTGGATCGGGCCCGCGTCTATTATCAGGATTCAGAGCGACTGTTTGAATACATTTCACCCGAGGGACGACGCATTCTCAAAGCCATGCATCAGATTTACGGTGGTATTCTCAACGAGATTGAGAGACTGGATTATCAGGTCTATACCACCCGGGCCGGGCTTCCCCGCTGGAGGAAGCTGCTGATCGCCGGCGAAGCACTGATCGCGTCCCGCTGGTTTTCCGGACGGGCTGCCCGCTGA
- the sppA gene encoding signal peptide peptidase SppA, whose translation MTDPKPAGEAPRPESDPHQGPPPPPKPPRRNWLARILLLLLLVSILFNLGFYAMYQEFFASSDGPSEQFESGDRFAEQKIAIISISGTIMPPFTERILRAIEQADKDDQVKAVLLEVDSPGGLVADSHQIYHRLVELREKKPIAVSMKRMAASGGYYVSMGAGTDGVIFAEPTTWTGSLGVIIPRFDLSGLADKVGIVSDPLKTGEFKDALNPFRNMTKREREVWDHILDESYQRFINIIADNRKDLDYEQVKKLATGQIYTATDAKANGLIDEIGYQEDAIAYLQKKTGFEKVRVIRYTHPASLADILLSTAEAGQVENRKQALLESTVPRAMYYTSWLGDVPGLQ comes from the coding sequence ATGACAGACCCAAAGCCCGCAGGAGAGGCTCCCCGGCCGGAATCCGATCCGCATCAAGGACCTCCACCTCCGCCTAAACCTCCCCGCAGGAACTGGCTGGCTCGGATTCTGTTGCTGCTGTTACTGGTGTCCATCCTGTTTAACCTGGGTTTCTACGCCATGTACCAGGAGTTCTTTGCATCCAGCGATGGACCTTCTGAGCAGTTTGAGAGCGGCGATCGGTTCGCTGAGCAGAAAATCGCCATCATTTCCATTTCGGGGACGATCATGCCGCCGTTCACGGAACGGATTCTCAGAGCAATCGAACAGGCTGATAAAGATGACCAGGTCAAAGCCGTGCTGCTCGAAGTCGACAGCCCGGGCGGTCTGGTCGCAGACAGCCATCAGATTTATCATCGCCTGGTCGAACTGCGCGAAAAGAAGCCGATTGCGGTTTCGATGAAACGGATGGCTGCTTCCGGTGGATATTATGTCTCCATGGGGGCCGGAACCGACGGAGTGATTTTTGCCGAGCCGACCACCTGGACGGGATCTTTAGGAGTGATCATCCCCCGCTTCGATTTAAGTGGCCTGGCAGATAAGGTCGGCATCGTTTCCGATCCGCTGAAAACGGGAGAGTTCAAAGATGCGTTGAATCCGTTCCGGAACATGACCAAACGGGAACGGGAAGTCTGGGATCATATCCTGGATGAGTCGTATCAGCGATTCATCAACATCATTGCCGACAACCGTAAAGATCTGGATTATGAGCAGGTTAAGAAACTCGCGACCGGGCAGATTTATACCGCCACCGATGCCAAAGCGAATGGTCTGATCGATGAAATCGGCTATCAGGAAGATGCGATTGCCTATTTGCAGAAAAAAACGGGATTCGAGAAAGTACGTGTGATACGATACACGCATCCGGCTTCGCTGGCAGATATTCTGCTCAGCACTGCTGAAGCGGGGCAGGTGGAAAACCGTAAACAGGCGCTGCTCGAATCCACCGTACCCCGGGCGATGTATTATACATCCTGGCTGGGGGATGTACCGGGGCTGCAGTAA
- a CDS encoding tetratricopeptide repeat protein, producing MFAQQEPVSTPPPDPYLNDPALYGAPSPLWSFMESVIGIVVMVFWIWMLIDCLRKDPDRFLWFWVILFFPPFGALIYFFLRWLPSNQFQLPEFARPFFRQRRLNELETAAMQIGNPYQFIRWGDALRDAGVNQKSLEAYRQALAKEPDNLQALWGAAQIEMKFKDFETAQQRCKQILEADPEYKFGDVSLMYCKTVCELDSAEQARQELARHAKRWRQPEALYLLATLEAEAGDHQAARKTLQGMLLDINASPRGIARKFVRWKSKARRLLKRLPRS from the coding sequence ATGTTTGCCCAACAAGAACCTGTATCAACACCTCCACCGGACCCCTATCTAAACGATCCGGCTTTGTATGGAGCTCCTTCGCCTCTCTGGTCATTCATGGAGAGCGTGATTGGCATCGTTGTAATGGTGTTCTGGATCTGGATGCTGATCGACTGTCTGCGCAAAGATCCGGATCGGTTCTTGTGGTTCTGGGTGATCCTGTTCTTCCCCCCTTTTGGCGCACTGATCTATTTCTTCCTACGCTGGTTACCTTCAAATCAGTTTCAGCTGCCGGAATTTGCCCGGCCTTTTTTCCGGCAACGACGCCTGAATGAACTGGAAACGGCTGCCATGCAGATTGGAAACCCTTACCAGTTTATCCGCTGGGGGGACGCCCTCAGAGATGCCGGAGTCAATCAGAAAAGTCTGGAAGCCTATCGGCAGGCTCTCGCAAAAGAACCCGATAACCTGCAGGCCCTGTGGGGCGCAGCACAAATCGAGATGAAGTTCAAAGACTTCGAAACAGCCCAGCAGCGCTGTAAGCAGATTCTGGAGGCGGACCCCGAATACAAGTTCGGCGATGTCTCGCTCATGTACTGTAAAACCGTTTGTGAGCTGGACTCAGCAGAGCAGGCGCGTCAGGAACTGGCCCGACATGCCAAACGCTGGCGTCAGCCTGAGGCACTTTATCTGCTGGCTACACTCGAAGCAGAAGCCGGCGATCATCAGGCCGCCCGCAAGACACTGCAGGGCATGCTGCTGGATATTAATGCCAGTCCCCGCGGTATCGCACGGAAATTTGTCCGCTGGAAAAGTAAGGCCCGCCGCCTGCTCAAACGCCTGCCGCGGTCTTGA
- a CDS encoding CehA/McbA family metallohydrolase, with protein MVLRLLPAALLTVLLLVVPGKNSLLAAESVEVVDVEGQPLGANVKRLISALDYLGAPLSDDLVQKLTAASEQRDARQIQKLLDSEVLCVVSLNPEVRTKVARGPAQAVLQQGGFTPFLIKVINQSTVTRQLQISSPQAGAVYSGAALNSLKRQAQIELNQNENKQSASDRFLEVELFQASPMTVRLSGLECEYVLALIYCHESGKREATLGFDVGAGTQDIGFRGEVPILFTVKKAIPVKLAIRDFDGKPTAARLQFRDQQKRVYPLQAKRLAPDFFFQPQIYRQDGETVLLPAGELEMEYSRGPEYQRLTRKITVSASEPQTVEVNLQRWLNPRDYGFYSGDHHIHAAGCAHYDNPTKGVTPLDMFKQVKGEGLNVGCVLTWGPCFDVQRQFFSSSADRVSEPLTILKYDLEISGFGSAALGHVCLLNLQNQTYPGTLGTVKGWPSWTVPVLRWCKEQGGITGYPHSALRVNPPQAAIRMINELDRDQSESINAEEASQGLLPKTFASIDEDGDGQLNGPELTHALQQAADELPNLAVPEMNGGGAMEICVSTAEGVCDFVSAMDTERIPEWNTWYHIMNCGYPLKVSGETDFPCMSSRRVGQGRVYVNLGDVAEVDFPEWCRGIQQGRSYVSDGYAHALEFQVGGQSPGFEDIQLKESGQVEVTAKVAFAAETPRAVAYGLLDPPEGKRAVGDTRVLHAPRNSEYVTGGERLVEIVRNGEVVARKKVPADGQVHDLTFTVPVSQSSWIALRQFPQLHTNPVNVIVDQRPIRASRESALWCAETIKLLWKNRHQKIAERERPAAEETYQRAIQNYLKRAQEADR; from the coding sequence ATGGTTTTGCGATTGCTGCCTGCTGCGCTGCTGACTGTTTTGTTGCTGGTTGTACCAGGCAAGAATTCACTGCTGGCAGCCGAATCCGTGGAGGTGGTTGACGTCGAAGGTCAGCCGCTGGGGGCCAATGTTAAACGACTGATTTCTGCCCTGGATTATCTGGGAGCCCCGCTGTCTGACGATCTGGTGCAAAAACTGACTGCCGCCAGCGAACAGCGCGACGCACGACAGATTCAGAAACTACTCGACTCCGAAGTCCTGTGTGTTGTCTCGCTGAATCCCGAAGTCCGAACCAAAGTCGCTCGGGGGCCTGCACAAGCAGTGCTCCAGCAGGGGGGCTTTACGCCTTTTCTGATCAAGGTGATCAATCAGAGTACGGTAACCCGTCAGTTGCAGATTTCCAGCCCGCAGGCAGGTGCCGTCTATTCGGGAGCCGCGTTGAACAGCCTGAAACGGCAGGCACAAATCGAACTCAATCAGAACGAGAATAAACAGTCGGCCTCGGATCGCTTTCTGGAAGTCGAACTGTTCCAGGCCAGTCCCATGACGGTTCGTCTGAGTGGGCTGGAATGCGAATATGTACTCGCTTTGATTTATTGCCATGAATCGGGCAAACGGGAAGCAACCCTCGGCTTTGATGTCGGGGCCGGCACTCAGGATATCGGATTTCGCGGGGAAGTACCGATTCTGTTTACCGTAAAAAAGGCGATTCCCGTAAAACTCGCGATCCGGGATTTCGATGGCAAACCGACTGCAGCGCGACTGCAGTTCCGCGATCAACAGAAGCGGGTTTACCCACTGCAGGCCAAACGACTGGCTCCCGATTTCTTCTTTCAGCCACAGATTTATCGACAGGACGGCGAAACCGTTCTCTTGCCAGCCGGTGAACTGGAAATGGAATATAGCCGCGGTCCCGAATACCAGCGACTGACTCGAAAGATTACTGTTTCTGCCTCAGAACCGCAGACCGTGGAAGTCAATCTGCAGCGCTGGTTGAATCCGCGTGATTATGGATTCTATTCCGGGGATCACCATATTCACGCGGCCGGATGTGCCCACTATGATAATCCGACCAAAGGTGTCACTCCGTTGGATATGTTCAAGCAGGTCAAAGGGGAAGGGCTGAACGTCGGCTGCGTGCTGACCTGGGGCCCCTGCTTTGATGTGCAAAGGCAGTTCTTTTCGTCTTCCGCCGATCGCGTCAGTGAGCCATTGACGATTTTGAAATACGACCTGGAGATCAGCGGCTTCGGCTCAGCTGCCCTGGGACATGTCTGTCTCTTGAATCTGCAGAATCAGACTTATCCCGGCACCCTGGGAACGGTCAAAGGCTGGCCCAGCTGGACGGTGCCTGTCTTAAGGTGGTGTAAGGAGCAGGGGGGCATCACCGGCTACCCCCACTCGGCACTGCGGGTGAATCCACCCCAGGCGGCGATCAGAATGATCAACGAACTGGATCGGGATCAGTCTGAATCGATCAACGCGGAAGAAGCCAGCCAGGGCCTGTTACCAAAAACGTTCGCGTCAATTGACGAAGACGGTGATGGCCAACTCAATGGGCCGGAGCTGACACACGCACTGCAACAGGCTGCTGATGAATTGCCTAATCTGGCAGTACCCGAGATGAACGGTGGAGGTGCCATGGAAATCTGTGTCAGCACCGCTGAAGGTGTCTGCGATTTTGTGAGTGCCATGGATACCGAACGGATTCCGGAGTGGAATACCTGGTACCACATTATGAATTGTGGCTATCCCCTCAAAGTCAGCGGTGAAACGGACTTTCCCTGTATGAGCAGTCGGCGGGTCGGCCAGGGGCGCGTCTACGTAAATCTGGGGGATGTCGCCGAAGTCGATTTCCCGGAGTGGTGTCGGGGAATTCAACAGGGGCGTTCCTATGTTTCAGACGGCTACGCTCACGCACTGGAATTCCAGGTCGGTGGCCAGTCTCCCGGTTTTGAGGACATCCAGCTGAAAGAATCAGGACAGGTAGAAGTCACTGCGAAGGTCGCGTTTGCCGCAGAGACTCCCCGGGCGGTCGCCTATGGTCTGCTGGATCCCCCTGAGGGAAAACGGGCTGTGGGAGACACGCGTGTCCTGCACGCACCGCGTAATTCGGAATACGTCACCGGGGGCGAGCGGCTGGTAGAAATCGTGAGGAACGGCGAGGTAGTCGCGCGAAAGAAAGTTCCCGCCGATGGTCAGGTGCATGACCTGACGTTCACGGTTCCCGTGTCTCAGAGTAGCTGGATAGCGTTGCGTCAGTTTCCCCAGTTGCATACCAATCCAGTGAATGTGATTGTGGATCAACGTCCGATTCGCGCTTCACGGGAAAGTGCACTCTGGTGTGCGGAAACAATCAAATTACTCTGGAAGAACCGTCATCAGAAAATCGCAGAGCGCGAACGGCCCGCAGCCGAAGAAACCTATCAGCGGGCCATTCAGAATTATCTCAAGCGGGCGCAGGAAGCAGACCGGTAA